Below is a genomic region from Virgibacillus dokdonensis.
CTCTCTCTTTCCGACAGCAACTTGTGTGATATAAGGCATCAAATTGTTGGGCTCCCCTTTAGGGTTTTCCCCAATTCTCCCACTATGGTGCGCACCTATAGGGTTAAAATAACGAAGTATAGCTATACTCCATTTCATATTAGAATACGATAGATCTTTTAAAATTTCTTCTATAATTAGCTTTGTTCTTCCATAAGGATTGGTTGCTGATGTAGGGAATGTTTCATAAATAGGAACTGTTTTAGGATCGCCATAAACTGTTGCCGATGAACTGAAAACTAGCTTGGTCACCTCAAATTCATCCATTACTCTACAAAGATTAATTGTTCCACTAACATTATTATAGTAATAATCAATAGGCAACTCTACAGATTCTCCAACAGCCTTAAGTCCTGCAAAATGTATAACAGAGTCAAAGTTATACTTTTCAAATAAACTCCTCATTTTCCCGTAATCTAACAAATCGTATTGATAAAAAGAAAAATTTTTCCCTGTTATTTCTTTAACTTTTTTAATTGACTCTTTATCACTATTACTTAAATTGTCTAAAGCGACAACATTATAACCATTTTGGAGTAGCTCTATTATAGCATGACTTCCTATATATCCGGCTCCTCCAGTAACAAGTACAGTCATATTATCCCTCTTTTAATATTTTAATTTTGCATATTAGTATTAAACAAATTCACTAGTAATTTACAAACAAAATAATAACACAACTTTTATCATGCTTCTACTTTTTCATTTTACATCATATTGCATTATAGTTGAAGTTTACGAGAGTGTAAAATATTTTGTGTAAATATAAATTGGTTCTCTGTCAAATATGGTAGTGTGATATTCACTCTACCCTCTCTTTGTTAAAAGCTCGTTTTCCATAAAATATCACTTTTGCTAAGTAAACCCCCATTCAAACCACGCATATAAAATCCCAGCACCTCCTTGGTAAGATATAGATATCAATAAAAGGAGGTGCTTTTAT
It encodes:
- the galE gene encoding UDP-glucose 4-epimerase GalE, which gives rise to MTVLVTGGAGYIGSHAIIELLQNGYNVVALDNLSNSDKESIKKVKEITGKNFSFYQYDLLDYGKMRSLFEKYNFDSVIHFAGLKAVGESVELPIDYYYNNVSGTINLCRVMDEFEVTKLVFSSSATVYGDPKTVPIYETFPTSATNPYGRTKLIIEEILKDLSYSNMKWSIAILRYFNPIGAHHSGRIGENPKGEPNNLMPYITQVAVGKREKLKIFGNDYNTHDGTGVRDYIHVVDLVKGHLKALEYINKNTGVEIFNLGTGKGYSVLDLVKTFSKVTSKSIPYEIVERRAGDIAVCYANSDKAREVLDWSAVKKLEDMCKDAWKWQVENPNGYKSEQ